The DNA sequence ACTTAAAGCATATTATTGGAAATCTTCGTAAAGAGAATTCAGCTCTGACACAAGAGAATTATGACTTGAGAAATGCAATTATAGCGGTTAAAGATCAGTGTTTGAATACGGAAATGTACGTAAAACGTAAAAATCTGTTGATCCACAGAATTCCTATTAAGGATAGTGAGAATATTAAAGAGACAGTCCGTGACTTTTTATCAGCAATACTAGTGCAAAACTCGATGGATATAAAATTCAGGGAAATGGACAGAATTAGAAATAAGACCAAGCGCCCTTCCCGCTCGAACTCTCGcccgttttaagttctaatgtcacttcttactttccgttgaaaattttttttttatttatttaatttcttacaaaGACAAAGACATTGCTTATACTTTTAAGAAAAGTATATAGGAtattggcctcagacggctgaATATTTGATATCTGACAATATATCTGTTGATAACTcaatcagttcaagattttgtttcactgcaatttcatttttattattaacagtgaataaacttaaaaaggaaatatttgcaatataattcgttttcattgaaaatggcGCATCTTACAGTTAAGGAAGGGtacagtatccaaactcttgttttaaGTGAAACCATATTCTTGTTGAACAAATTTAGAAAGagctaataaataaaactgaatatttgatgaATCGTGATATTAGTatctgaaagctcatcagtttacaattttactgtaattttaatgtttattttcgtCTAAaaatgatatctactaagcttcaaagtttcgttttcttttttaaggtttttgaattcttgtaatcctctgtttttttgtttttttttattcttgtgtttttttattttattttcttaggtGTTTAACTTTATtataggttttttagtttttcttttcttctttttttagttttctttttcttctttatttttgttccttttttttattgtaaaacgTGTAACGGACAGACGAACAGCACATTTtgatttacatatatatatatatatatatatatatatatatatatatatatatatatatatatatatatatatatatatatatatatatatacatatatatatacatttttttttcatagactaACCTTGACTTGCAACAACCAAATACACGGATGCCCTGCCACTGTAGCACTGAAAGAACTCGAGACCCATCTTTTGGAATGTAGCTTCAATCCTAAGAGACTTGTTAGTTGTAGCTCTGGATGTGGAGTTACAATAAGCTTTGGTGAGCTTGCAAACCATAATTGTGCGCAAAGTCTGAGGCTCGAGATGAAAGAGACATTGGAAAGAATTGAAAAAGCAAATGAAGACAAAATATCAAAGATACTTGGATTGGAATTGGAATTAATGCTAGTTCAAAAATTGGAAAGAgtcgaaaaagaaaataaaaacaaaatgtctaAGATGCTTGGTATTAATGCTAATCTAGttcaaaaattggaaaaggtCGAAAAggcaaatgaagaaaaaatgtcaaagatACTTAGTATTCATGCTAATCTAGTTGAAAAATTGGAAAGAGTCAAAAAAGAAACCGAAGACAAAATGTCAAAGGTGCATAATATTAATTCTAATCTAGTTAAAAGATTGGAAAGAGTCGAAAAAGAAACTGAACACAAATTGTCAAAGATGCATAATATTAATGCTAATCTAAGTAAAGAATTGGAAAGAGTCAAAAAAGCAAATGAAGACGAAATGTCAAAGATACTTGGCATTAATGCTAATCTAGTTGAAAAATTGGAAAGAGTCGAAAAAGGAAATGAAGACAAAACATCAAAGATGCATAATATTAATGCTCATCTAGTTAAAGAATTGGAAAGAgtcaaaaaagtaaatgaatacGAAATGTCAAAGATACACGGCATTAATGCTAATCTAGTTGAAAAATTGGAAAGAGTCGAAAAAGGAAATGAAGACAAAATGTCAAAGATGCATAATATTAATACTAATCTAGTTAAAACATTGGAAAGAGTcgaaaaagaaactgaagacAAAATGTCAAAGATGCATGATATTAATACTAATCTAGTTAAAAGATTGGAAAGAGTCGAAAAAGAAACTGGAGACCAAAGGTCAAAGATGCATAATATTAATATAACGAAAATGTCAGAGATACTTGGCATTAATGCCAATCTAGTTGAAAAATTGGAAAGAGTCGAAAAAGGAAATGAAG is a window from the Artemia franciscana chromosome 17, ASM3288406v1, whole genome shotgun sequence genome containing:
- the LOC136037669 gene encoding myosin-6-like encodes the protein MGINIDRFIGDVDSNFICSICNDVLEDPLQAPKCEHSFCKLCIMQWLNTNNSCPLDRKKLTVNNLKPVSRILRSLLLRLTLTCNNQIHGCPATVALKELETHLLECSFNPKRLVSCSSGCGVTISFGELANHNCAQSLRLEMKETLERIEKANEDKISKILGLELELMLVQKLERVEKENKNKMSKMLGINANLVQKLEKVEKANEEKMSKILSIHANLVEKLERVKKETEDKMSKVHNINSNLVKRLERVEKETEHKLSKMHNINANLSKELERVKKANEDEMSKILGINANLVEKLERVEKGNEDKTSKMHNINAHLVKELERVKKVNEYEMSKIHGINANLVEKLERVEKGNEDKMSKMHNINTNLVKTLERVEKETEDKMSKMHDINTNLVKRLERVEKETGDQRSKMHNINITKMSEILGINANLVEKLERVEKGNEDKMLMIKSKLELLEAEMAKFRLSKSNSLHVESATLKQVNTHFEI